The genomic segment GAAACCGCCCGCAAGATTCAGAACACCCGCAATCCACTGGATGCAGCCGTGGACCGGATCACGGCCAACGGCATCCGGGTGATGGCCGGCTTCATCATCGGTTTCGACGGGGAGAAGGATGGTGCAGGCCATCGCATCGTTGATTTCGTGACCCGCACCGGCATTCCCGCCGCGATGATGGGCATGCTGCAGGCCCTGCCCAAGACGGCTCTCTGGGCACGACTGGAGCGGGAAGGCCGCCTGATCCAGGGGGAGGATGCCGCCAAGGGCGTGAACCAGACCAACCTGCTGAACTTCAAGCCCACCCGACCGATCCGCGACATCGCCAACGAATATGTGGAGGCGTTCTGCGCGCTCTACGAGCCCAACGCCTACATGGATCGGGTGTACAGCTACTACCTGAAGATGGGTGCTCCGCGCTGGAAAGCCGCCGCCAAACTGCCCACCCTGACGGACATCAAGGCTCTGAGCATCGTGATCTGGCGCCAGGGCATTAAAAGAGACACCCGCGGTCGCTTCTGGCGCTATATGGTAGGGATGGCTCGCCAGAATCCTGCACTGCTGGAGCAGTTCCTGGTGGTTCTGGCCCACAACGAGCATTTCCTGGAATACCGCTCAATCGTGCAGCGGGAGATCCGCGAGCAGCTGGAATCGCTGCCACCGGAAGAACCCACGGCAACCAAGGAACTTCAGACCGCGTAGACAAGGGTTCGGCTTCAGTCAAGCGAATTCATCAATCAGCCCTAACCCGCTCAAGCAGCGGTTTGGATCAGCCGTTTCACACGACCGAGCGCAGTGGACCGCGTTTGTTGTTGATCTGATACGCGCATGTCCATCATTCCTGACTGAATCCGTTCTGGGAGCTGCTCAGACTTGAATCAATTGACTGGCAACGATGACCGCGATTGTGAAAGGGTCAAAGGTTCGCATCAAACGCAAAGAGTCCTACTGGTACAACGAAGTGGGCGTTGTTGCCTCTCGCGAAAAAGAACCCACCAAGTCGCGCTACCCCATCACCGTTCGATTTGAAAAATGCAACTATTACGGCCTGCAAGGAGTTGATGGTGGAAACACCACCAATAACTTCAGCGAGAAAGAGCTGGAATTGGTGACGGCTTAACAGCTCAGGGGCACAACAGACACGAAGCCCGGGCAATACCTAAAGTCTTGCTGAGAAGTGTCCGTCAGCTCACGAATCGTCTGATCAATGGCATCAATCAACGGATTCAAAGTCTATCCAGCCAATAAAAAATGAAGGCTATCCAAGCTAAATCCTTTGCTCAGCTGCTAGATCACCTCAACCTGTGCCACTGGAACAACCGATAAATTATCAGGGAAGGAGGAAAGGAAATCACTTTTTTGTACATTCAGAAGAAGAGTATTAACGCCGTATAAACCCGTAATTCTCAAGTCAGATCCTTCCTGGGTCATCTGCAAGTCGATGGCTCTTGCCAAGCCAATGCCATCCTCAGCCACATTGAAATCGGTAATGACATCAACGTCCCCAGATGATTCCCTCGACAACAGGAACACGTCCTGGCCTGGACCTCCAGTCATCATGTCGTTCTGATAACCCCCATAGAGCAGATCGTTCCCGGAACCGCCCTTTAGAACATCGTCACCCCAACGACCCAGCAACACATCAGTCCCACTGCCACCACTCAACGTATCGCTATCGCCGCCTCCGTAAAGGTAATCATTTCCCTGTTTACCTGTTAACTGATCTCTGCCTCCCTTGCCTCTGAACTTATCGGTACCCTTTGTGCCTTTCATTGTTTGGCTTGCACGCCCACCGGATGTGAATTGATCGAATCCTTCCGAGTCGGGATTCTGCTCAACGGTGACAATACGCAAGCGATTGTCGTCAGCGGAGATGCCATCGAGGAGCTGATCATCCAATGTGGACTCATCAGCGCTTGAGCCGGACTCGCCGGGGAACTCTCCAACGACGGAGGCTTCACTCTGATCATCTGGCGAACCAGGATTACTCAAATCTGGGAAAACGGGCTCTGGTTCAAACTCAGGAATTGGATCGGGGTCAGGCCCAGGCTCGGGTTCGGGTTCTGGTTCGGGTTCTGGAGGCAGGATTTCAGGAAGCGTTCCAATGCCGTAGAGAATTGTGGTGTGTTCTTCTTGCAAATCACCAAAGGAATAGGTCAGAACTGTGGAGGGTTTTGTTTCACCCTCGTATGTATATTCAATGACTTCTGGATTTACTGAATCCCAGAGAGGATTCAAATTGCCATCAGATTCGCGCAGAATATTTCTGCCACCAAAACCAAAGTCAACAACTAAATTAGCTCCTTTAGAAAGAACGAAGATATCCTCACCTTCGCCACCAATCAATGTGTCGTCTCCGGTTCCTCCATCAAGAGTGTCATCACCAACGCCACCATCGAGGGAGTCATCGTGCCCCATCCCCCGCAAGGAATCACTTCCCACACCACCAAAAATACTGTCGTTATGGTCATTACCATCTAATCGATCGTCACCAATTCCTCCCTTAATCAAATCACCTTGAGCACCACCAACAATAAAATCGTCGCCAGCTCCACCATCAAGGCTATCTGCACCATTCTCACCAAACAGTGAGTCGAGGCCTGCGCCACCAGACAGTGTGTCATTACCGTCAAGCCCGTGGACTTCCGCCTTGCCACGATCCAACTTCCAATCCTTCGTTTTAACTTTGTTCCAGTCTGGATAGATGACTTGAATTTCGTCACCTTTATCACCCCCCTCATTCATCCCATAAAAGAGAACCTTGGTGCGATCGGAGGTTTTCTCTGGGCTGACGTGAATAATACGACCAGATCGTCCAAATTCCTCTCTAGAAAGTCCTGTATTTGCAGAAAGATCTAGCTGCCATACCAAGTTTTCCGCGCCATTGGGTGTATATCTGACATTTTCACCACCGAGCAAAATTGGAGACTCATCATCGAGCACATATCGATAACTCTTTGAACTGGGAACACGATTATTCGGTTCGACAATCAGCAAGTAATCTCCTTTCTCTTGAATGTTGAAATCTAAAATTTCATTCTCGCCTAAGGCATCAGGACTATGGATTGACAAACCAAACGTCTCGGAACTCTCATCTTTATCAATTTTGGTTGACTTAATCAGGAAACGGTCCCTTCCTCCACCTCCAGAATAAATATCATCTCCTGCACCACCATGTAAATAATCCTCACCTGAAGGAGTACTACCATCAACATCTCCATAAAGTTCATCATTCCCGCCTGAACCATATAGAACATCATCACCATCGCCACCATTCAGTATGTCGTCACCTCCGTGACCATGAATCCTGTCGTCTCCTGATTCTCCATCGATCTCGTCGTTTCCTCCTTGCCCAAACAATTTGTCGTGATCATCACCTCCAAAGAGGAGATCTCCTAACTTGCCCCCATATATCGTGTCGTTACCTAACCAGCCCTGATATGAATATTTTTTATCGGAACTCGCCTGATCAAGAATCGAGGAAGGTGCATACATCAAATCATCACCATCTCCAAGAGCAACTGAATATCGCGACCATGGTTCATCGTCTGCTGCATCTTGGCCCAGAGCTTCTTCGGAACTGATCAAATTAAGAAGTGAAGTACCGCGAAGATCAAAGTAGTTACCTTTGTCTGTACCAAGTAGCTTTCGCGGGTTGTCCTGTTCACTGAGATCAATCAGTTCAATTCCATTCACATTGGGTTCAACTTTTACATTTTCGTTATCTGTTCCGTCTGTTCCGTCAAAATCAAACAGAGGATTATCTGCATTCATCGTTATCACATTGGAGACCACACCATTCAACTGCAAGTGCTGATTGTCCTCAGAGGCGTTTAGCAAAATATCGATTTCTGGTGTTTTCACGTAAACTGGTTGGTTCGTCACAGAATCCTTCACTGATTTGCCTTTTTTATTCAGCTTTTGCTCTTGCTTGAAACCATCACCTCCCCAAATAACATCATTGACTCCCTGGTCTCCCTGCACCTTGATGACATCTTCTCCCTTTAAAGCAAAGATTGCATCTTTTTGACTGCCACCATCAATCGTATCGTTTTGAGTGGACCCATAAATCACATCTTCACCGTCGCCGCCATTGATCGAATAAGCAGGTAAGTCGAAGAGTTCAAAGTTTTTCGGCGTGCCTACTGGATTGAGAAGAGCGTCGTAATAAAAGGCATACGGATTGTCGTTTGCAATCGCCCTGATGTCTTCCGAAGCTGTAAGACCTTGAATAGAGACAATATTTTCGTTGACACTATATTGATACTCATCAGCATTCTTTACGGGATTGAGAGACTGTTCAGGAACGATCAATGGATCAATAGGAAATCCCGAGACATCCTGCTGTGTTGTTGTTGTATCAAGATCTGTGACAGCTAATAACTGATCAGAAGGCAATAAATCTTCCTGCTCAGCCGTCAAGATTGGATCAATCAACGTTAAGGTCCGCTCAGCATCGTCTTCGATCGGAGTCTTGTAATTGATCACAATACGTTCTTCATTCCCATCAATGCCATCAATAATTATGCGTTCATCACTGATCGACTGCAAGACATAACCATTTTTGACGATACGATCAATAGTTCCGTCGAAGCCGCGAATGGTGTCGTGGCCGCCCATTAAGATCAGATGATTCCTATAAGTCTCACCATCACTATGTTCATATGAGGCACTGTCCGACGTCCAATCAAATTCAAATAAATTGCCGGAAGTATTTTCCGCCGGAAGGTGACCTAGGTATTCTTTAGCAACAAGTGTATTGCGATTATCATGAGCGACTCTTTGAATACCATTTCTCGTCAGCAGTTCAGAAACATTTACACCGTCTTTCCCTTGAATCGTGAAGCCCCAGTCATCACCCTGGAAAATTATCTCACCATTATCGAATGAGACACTATATTCATTACTGTATCCATATTCAATCGGTAATTGAACACGATCATCACCATTCCCAAAATCTTCGATGATCGTATTTGTAGCCATCCGTGCTGATGTTGCAGCAAGTTCATCAGAGGCCCCTCCCCAAGCCTGAATCAAGAACGTATCTTTACCTTCACCACCATTCAAGGTTTCTTGATCAACACCACTTCCGTTACTTAATAAGTCGTCTCCAGATTCGCCAAATAGATGGTCATCATCACCCTGCCCATAAAGAAAATCATTTCCTACACCTCCTTCCAATTTATCATTACCACGACCTCCTTTGAGTTGATCATTGTCCTCTTCACCTTTAATCTCATCTGAATCGTGACTACCAATCAAAATATCGTTACCTGCCTGTCCTTCGATGTTGACTCCTCTAGGAGACAGCTGATTATCTAATGCGTTATCAGAACTCGAACCGAACTCATCGAGCTCATCATTACCATTGAACGTGTTATTAGCTTCAGTACCCTTAATGATTAAACGCCCTTCATCATCAACAGTAGAAGCAGCTTGAGCAACCATGCGCCCAGCGCGATTGATATACAACAAGTTTTCAGCAGTGAGCTCACCTTTTTGGATACCAGTAAACAACGTAGTGTGTTCAATCGTGTCGTCATCCGGATCCACCAAATGAACCAGTAAACCTTGATCGGTATTTTCTGTTTCGTATTCCTGCCCAATCAGCAGTGCAACGCGATCGCGTTCCTTGTTGAAACCGTCAATCGTGTCGTTACCACGGGAAATGATGTACACATCACTATCGCCGCCACCACTCAGCCAGTCATCACCGCGACCACCAAGCAGGGTATCAACACCTTCGCCACCCTCAAGGATGTCGTCTCCCTCCTCACCACTGAGTTGATCATTCCCACCACGACCAGCAATCACATCATCACGTTTCGTCCCGATCAGCCGGCCCTTACCTGATTCCTCTACTACCCCATCATCATCAACACGTTCATAATCACTGTCATTGGATCCCTTTATCACACCCTTGATATCACCAGCTTCGGAGTAGGGAACTTCAAGATCACCAGACTTGATCAGAATGTTGTGGGCTTGAAGCTCACCTTTACCAATCCCTAGGATTAATGTACTGCTCTTGGGATCATCAGTCTTTGGATTCTCGTCGTCTTCGAAAAGATTGATTAATAATCCCTGGCCACGTTCGTCGTCAATCTCTTCACTGGCATATTTCTGACCTTTGAGAACAAGGAGTCTATCCTGGTCAAGGCTGAATCCTTCAATCGTATCGTTCCCGCGAGTCAGAACATACGTATCGCCGCCTTCGCCGCCAATCAATAGGTCATTGCCCCGGCGTCCGATCATGCGATCATCGCCAGCTCCCCCAATAAGTGTGTCATCACCATCTCCTCCATCAAGCGTGTCATCACCATCGCTTGCTTCAACAGTGTCGTTACCAGCCAGCGCATCAATCTTTAATGGTTCATCAGTTGCCTCTTCAGGGAAAAACTGATCATCGTCATCCTTGAGAACAATTTCAGTTACAACGGGCTTAATGGCTACAAGCGAAAGGATCAACTCCTGAAGTTGTTGCTCAAAGGCCTCACGACTCAATCCCTCTAAGACCCGGGAACTGCCATCTTCAAGAAGAATGACCAAGTCATCTCCATCCTGAATGAGGTCAAATTCCTGACCGTCCGGAAGAATAATTCTGTCGCCGTCTTCAGGGTTGAAGTCCTTGATGACATCACTACCCAAACTCAGATCAAACAAATCTGCACCTTCACCACCGACGAAAGTGTCATCTCCCAGACCTCCAATCAATGTGTCGTCACCCTGTCCACCATCCAGCGAATCGTCCCCTTTACCACCGTCCACTTCATCCGAACCATTGCCTGCATCGATCAGATCCGCACCCATCCCGCCATCAATATCGTCTCGACCATCCTCACCGGAGATCTCATCAGAAGCATCACCGCCATCGGATTCAATACCATCATCGTTGGTGGGGGTTTCACCAGATTCTTGTGAATCCTCGGTTGGCGGATCATCTCCTGCCTGATCTACCGGCTCAGGAGCAGCAGTTTGCTCGTCTTCGTTGCGTAAGGGGCCACGACTGCGCCCTGTAATCGGATG from the Synechococcus sp. KORDI-100 genome contains:
- a CDS encoding calcium-binding protein, producing MVVQNFLSQILKKKVHPITGRSRGPLRNEDEQTAAPEPVDQAGDDPPTEDSQESGETPTNDDGIESDGGDASDEISGEDGRDDIDGGMGADLIDAGNGSDEVDGGKGDDSLDGGQGDDTLIGGLGDDTFVGGEGADLFDLSLGSDVIKDFNPEDGDRIILPDGQEFDLIQDGDDLVILLEDGSSRVLEGLSREAFEQQLQELILSLVAIKPVVTEIVLKDDDDQFFPEEATDEPLKIDALAGNDTVEASDGDDTLDGGDGDDTLIGGAGDDRMIGRRGNDLLIGGEGGDTYVLTRGNDTIEGFSLDQDRLLVLKGQKYASEEIDDERGQGLLINLFEDDENPKTDDPKSSTLILGIGKGELQAHNILIKSGDLEVPYSEAGDIKGVIKGSNDSDYERVDDDGVVEESGKGRLIGTKRDDVIAGRGGNDQLSGEEGDDILEGGEGVDTLLGGRGDDWLSGGGDSDVYIISRGNDTIDGFNKERDRVALLIGQEYETENTDQGLLVHLVDPDDDTIEHTTLFTGIQKGELTAENLLYINRAGRMVAQAASTVDDEGRLIIKGTEANNTFNGNDELDEFGSSSDNALDNQLSPRGVNIEGQAGNDILIGSHDSDEIKGEEDNDQLKGGRGNDKLEGGVGNDFLYGQGDDDHLFGESGDDLLSNGSGVDQETLNGGEGKDTFLIQAWGGASDELAATSARMATNTIIEDFGNGDDRVQLPIEYGYSNEYSVSFDNGEIIFQGDDWGFTIQGKDGVNVSELLTRNGIQRVAHDNRNTLVAKEYLGHLPAENTSGNLFEFDWTSDSASYEHSDGETYRNHLILMGGHDTIRGFDGTIDRIVKNGYVLQSISDERIIIDGIDGNEERIVINYKTPIEDDAERTLTLIDPILTAEQEDLLPSDQLLAVTDLDTTTTQQDVSGFPIDPLIVPEQSLNPVKNADEYQYSVNENIVSIQGLTASEDIRAIANDNPYAFYYDALLNPVGTPKNFELFDLPAYSINGGDGEDVIYGSTQNDTIDGGSQKDAIFALKGEDVIKVQGDQGVNDVIWGGDGFKQEQKLNKKGKSVKDSVTNQPVYVKTPEIDILLNASEDNQHLQLNGVVSNVITMNADNPLFDFDGTDGTDNENVKVEPNVNGIELIDLSEQDNPRKLLGTDKGNYFDLRGTSLLNLISSEEALGQDAADDEPWSRYSVALGDGDDLMYAPSSILDQASSDKKYSYQGWLGNDTIYGGKLGDLLFGGDDHDKLFGQGGNDEIDGESGDDRIHGHGGDDILNGGDGDDVLYGSGGNDELYGDVDGSTPSGEDYLHGGAGDDIYSGGGGRDRFLIKSTKIDKDESSETFGLSIHSPDALGENEILDFNIQEKGDYLLIVEPNNRVPSSKSYRYVLDDESPILLGGENVRYTPNGAENLVWQLDLSANTGLSREEFGRSGRIIHVSPEKTSDRTKVLFYGMNEGGDKGDEIQVIYPDWNKVKTKDWKLDRGKAEVHGLDGNDTLSGGAGLDSLFGENGADSLDGGAGDDFIVGGAQGDLIKGGIGDDRLDGNDHNDSIFGGVGSDSLRGMGHDDSLDGGVGDDTLDGGTGDDTLIGGEGEDIFVLSKGANLVVDFGFGGRNILRESDGNLNPLWDSVNPEVIEYTYEGETKPSTVLTYSFGDLQEEHTTILYGIGTLPEILPPEPEPEPEPEPGPDPDPIPEFEPEPVFPDLSNPGSPDDQSEASVVGEFPGESGSSADESTLDDQLLDGISADDNRLRIVTVEQNPDSEGFDQFTSGGRASQTMKGTKGTDKFRGKGGRDQLTGKQGNDYLYGGGDSDTLSGGSGTDVLLGRWGDDVLKGGSGNDLLYGGYQNDMMTGGPGQDVFLLSRESSGDVDVITDFNVAEDGIGLARAIDLQMTQEGSDLRITGLYGVNTLLLNVQKSDFLSSFPDNLSVVPVAQVEVI
- a CDS encoding photosystem I reaction center subunit IV codes for the protein MTAIVKGSKVRIKRKESYWYNEVGVVASREKEPTKSRYPITVRFEKCNYYGLQGVDGGNTTNNFSEKELELVTA